The DNA sequence TGGTTCTTGtctctgtgtgatgtttttggCTAAAATGCTCAGACTTGGTCTTGATTGGAACTTGGCGAAGATGTTCACAAAGTTTTTGACAAATGCTTATCAGAAACGTATGACGTGTTTTTATCAATGTCAGAGTAACTTCAGTCCCTCAGAGGGCTGAAGTTGAAAACGACTAAAACTCACATGGATTTGAGATTTGACAGCTGACAAAAttaaatctgatctgatgtgaCCTCATTTTGTATATTACCTCCAGGCTGTTTAATAACCAGCCACAGTCATTCTAACTGTATGTATCTAAGCAGGTGAAATATCTCTCACCTTCTCATAGTGAGTCTCCATACACAGGAAGACGGTGTACGCTGTGAGGCAGGCCAGACAACCTTCGATATATGACTGGCTTCCCAGCTTCTCCGCTTCAGCATACAGGTTATTTAGTGTCCGCACCGTCTCctcaaactgctgtttgtcaaTCTGCAACACAAGAAGACCCAAGGGTTAAAATCATTAGACAGGGAACACAGCCAGGCGTGTATTTGGACGGTAGCGTGTGAGTGCTTTCTGCCTCTGTTGAGATATTCAAGTGGAACCTGGTCTTATTAGCACCAGATCATTTTTCTCTACTTCTTTCCATCTCTAGATAAATGAGGGTCTGACTTTTCTTGGAGTGGTCATACATCAGGGGAGTGCTGGGCCTCTTTCCCACATTGGAAACACCTCCTGGAATTATTAGGATGCTTTGGCCAAACACTCTGGGAATGTTTTCACTCAATAGCTGACTGGACATTTGCGCTGaaagcaggacacacacagtgacaccagGAAGGAATCCTCTCCAGTGGCACAGGCTCACCTTGAGTAAGATAAAGACATTCTGTAGCTTTGCTGTTCTGCAAAGTGCACACAGCTTTTGGCAGACAGACTGGCTGATCATCAAACCAGAGGATCGCAACAGTTCCTCAAATGAAGGCCTGCTGCAGGGAGGACGGGTGGATGTAGAGATTTGCTGTAGTCTGAGGCTGTTTAGACTGGGTGATGGTGTCCATAGTGGAACAGATGATCTTCCTGAAGCTGTTTACATTTGTTATCAACATCTGTCTGGAGTGATCCGATCACTGGTGCGCAGCTTTACGCCCGTCAGTTCATGGTATTAACATGTATCTTGAGGGACCACTTGTTATTGGATCCTCCATCAACGCTCTACGTGCATATAAACACGTACATCGATGGAACAAACTCATACGATGTTTTCTTCACGTCTTGCATTTAACGCCAAAGACGGCATGAATGATATAAAATTGttataaaaaagtttttaaaaaagtttgttCCTTCTGACTCAAAAACTcttaaaacaatgtgatttgTGAATGAGCGTGGGAACGCTGCGATCACTGGTTCATGGTTAGTTGAAACAGACgcgtgttcacaaacatctgctgctaacactggcaGGGTAAGAGAACCCAAACACTTAATTTACATTACACTGAATAACATGAACATCAGACAGCGTGTAATCCACTCTGCCTGCTGTTGTgatttcttcctcttgtttcacAGAAGATGTCCGTTGAGTGGACTGTCGTTCTATGTGGCTCAGACCACCTCCGAATGTGCGTCTGAGCGATCGGATCTCAAAGGTGTCCTCAAAGTTCACACCTGTACTTAGAGGTGCCCatccacttgtgatcagatcacacAGGACACGTGAGgataccaggtctgaacagccTCTCTGTGATACTGAGGGGGGAAAGACGGAGCCTCCAGACTAGACGAGGAGCCAGCCAGGGACCTCCTGAGCCTCTGTAAACCCTCCAATGTTCTGCTCCTTTGTGCCTGAGGAATGCAGCAACAGGCTCCAGCACATCAGTGGTCTTAGGCGTGTTTGGTACCAGCCATGGAGAGCCTTTGTTCTCCTTCTAATTTTCCAATTCAGAGGCTGCTGTTCAAACCACATCTCTCCGCCTGAGCATCTTTCCATTACAACTGATGCAGCCATATTTGCATTCCAAAAATGTTAGATGAGCGTGTAAAGGCTACAAATTCAAGCGAGGAAGAGGATATTGTCTTAATTGTTTCCGTCACTAAATATGACTTGAACAGAGGAAATAAGTATTAGACACAGGTCAGTGAAAATTACCTGCTCTCAATTAATGAAACGCTCTTGAATGATTTGGCAATCTGGCTGCCAAATACATTCAGAACACTGCGTGCTCTCCCTGTTCTTTGGCACAGTCCTCCGACAGCATTACAACAGGAGAGAGTaaccaaaaataataaatcccGCAGCCTGAGATAATTGCCTGCAAGAATGTGATGTTACTGCATGCAAACTGCTGCAAAACAGAATCTGGACAATATAGCAAAATCAAACGCCGGTGTCAAAAAATGTCAGCTCATTTTTAACAATGTGTTCTGCAAACATCCTAAACACGGAAGCTGCTGAACAGCTTGTCATTATACTGCATATTTCATAAACAGGGACTCCAGCAGAACATTAAGGAACACATGTGGAAGGATCTTTTGATGATGAGGGGACCTTTGCATTAAAGCATTCTCCATTTGTCCAGCACttcagtgagtttgtgtgtgagtgctgaATCTGACCAGAAAACATGGGAGACCACCCAATCAAGAGGGAAGTGCCAATAAACCACCAGTGAGCGGATGAAGTGTTGTGAAGCTGCTCGTTTCATGTGGTGCGTGCATTTCAAAACTTAAGCTTCCTGTCCTGCGAACTATGAACTGTTTGGCTGGCGGCGTCTTTAATGTGGCGAGCAGACTGTTCGGTCTCAGCGACCCGTTCTTCCTCCGCAACATCATTACCGATGCCAGCTCTCAACCCACTTCCACTGCGGTTCACACAAAGGCAAAGTCCAGCCGGGTTTCTCTGGAGATGCTGCTGACAGTATTCTTCACATTTGGCTTCATTTCCACTCTTGATTACAGACacctgtttgtttcctgtgccAAAGCAGTGACTGCATTTCACATGTACTCCGATGAAAGATCATTTTCCAATGGCGAATGGAACATCAAGTGAAATCATAATATTTAATCAATTTTCTAGtttcctttccctcttttctttagACTAGTTCTGCTCCTCAGTAACCTGGTTCATGGCAGGGAGAACCTTTAAAACAGTAAACTGATCCGACCGGGTGGAACAGTGGCTCAGAAGTTTACACAGCAAAGAGATCCTGGGTTTGAATGTGGAAGTTCACATGGATTTGATTATATCTGGttcataaaatggaaaaatgcatCTATAGCACCCATACTTGCAGAGGAGGTTTCAGAATATGCCTATTTAGAGTGACACACTTGGTATAAAACTTTACAAAGTCtaatctcatctcattttcttctgcttgtcCATGAGGGTTGTGAGTGATGTTCCCCCTTTTCAAGGGGTTGCAGGATTACTGGAGCCTATACCAGTTATCTCTACAAAGTGTAATATAAAACTTTAGAGCAAGAGCAATGAGATACATTATAGAACTACTTAAATAAGGGAGGAAATATCGAAGAAACCCTATCATAAAATTAAATAGAGCTACAGCGATTAGTTGATTTTAGTCGATTGGTCGGCCAGCTAACTCGATAACTGATTAATCTTTTCAGcaacttttaaatcaaaaatgtcaaaaagtttTCTGGAGGTTTTTGGACAatatttgaagatgtcactgaTCAGAAATTATCTGAAGAGGTGAAGACAGAACAGTGTGTAGATTTTGTTCCGGCTGCCTGCTGGGTAGCCAACACTGATGTCATATCAGCTGTCCGCATATAAAGATGatgggaaaaaacacaaacatcagaagCAAATGAAACTGTGTGCAGACTTTTCTGCTCTACATGTGATGTCCTTGCTACAGCTCACTGAAGCATGTAGGATGACAGTTCACAGTGGTTTGGTAAAACCTGTATTTTTCTGAATATGTGTGAGCAGGTGGTGCTTCTCGTACTACCTTTTCTAACTATGAGTAATTAAAAAAGGTCACATTGTAATATTCTCACATTGGTCATATCGCCCAACCCCACTGCTTAAACCGGTCTGAACACCAGTGAGTCAAAGACAGgacagatttgtgtgtgtgtgtgactgaacgTACCCTGGTCTCCATCTCAGACGGGAACTTGGTTTGGAACTGGCACACGGTGCCGTTGGTATAATCTCTCTGAATGAAGACTTTGGCAGCGACGGCTGCCTGTTGCCTCATGTCCTGCAAGCTGTGAGTCTGAGAAAATAAGAACAGgagataaaaatgtattcaagaTCATATCAACATATGATACAATCTGGACTCTGGAGTCTATTGATAAGTAAATACACTGAGCTTGATTTATTCATAGTGGCATAACTTTACGCATAGTACACAAGTATAGACAGGGCGAGAAAACTAGTTCAAAGTGCTGATGGAAGGCTTTCACATTTATGTCTGTAGACCACAGACATTTTATAGGGATAGATCTGAGACTCACAGGGTCTATTtgtaatttaaaggtgcactatgtagtttttgagcAGAAGTTCTGATCAGAGGGGAAAAGACAGTTTTCtagtggcggaccctgccacctttcttaACATCAAACATTGTTCTGGGACCTTactttccttttgtttattcagttacggaaaagataaatatttctgagtttacaTGCTTAATAGGGGGGTAAATCTCAAGTTTCATCACAATTTTATATTATGTTGATTCTTTGGATGCTGATATCACAGAGTTTGCCACGTTATGATTACAATCtcaaggaaataaaatatgatttgacAAATTTATAACTGAACTCTTCAGtggaaatattattttattagtgATTCCAGATATTTATATGGAAAACAATCTGTTCCTGTTAGTAAAATGAAAGCACTGTTTGGAGCTGCTCATGGACAGAAATGGCGACACAGATGTGCcatgggaatttcaaaataaaggcgtaTCTTAAGGATGGTGGCGATGTTGATCGAGGCTTTCACTTTGCATCGATGCTACTGGATCGTTGATCGTTGAATCAGTTTATCGATCCAGATCGATGTATCGTTACACCCCtgattattacctcattattattctgagtttaaatttcttctccaaaatcaCATAGTGCCCTTTTAAGATGTTTACTCAAATGACTTGTATGAATATATGAGTGCTGGGCATAGATTCATTGATCTAATCCTTTCAGCACTGAACCACACCTGATGCACTTGTCCACAGTCACTTTGTCTCTACAGGAGTTGCACTTGCATTCTGGTTTTATCTGCCCTTATTGATCAGATGTGagcttgtgttttcactttccGAGGATCAAGACAGCtaacaaacactgtcaacaaCTTTCCTCACTTCTACACCGTGTTAAATTATCTTAATCCTGTCAAGAGGTCGAGTTtttacaaagaaacacagcctcctcctccttaaaGCCAATGTGTCCCCAATGGTTTCATcgtgtaataaaaacaaataagaaaagaaaggtATGTAATTAGCACACTGCTAATGACTCGTCAAACCCAGCTGGCTCATTACTCTCTCGATAAGCGACACTTTGCTGGCACTCCCGCATATATGAGTCGTGTCAGAGAGATCGTTAGCAAGTATGCGACTGCTACAAGTGAACATGACCGGCCAAGTTACCGACCGACCGTTGGGCTAACCGCCGGGCTAACGTCCGTCAACTTCCCGCCCGTTTTCTCTCCGACAAACTCCCAGAAAACTAAACAGAATGTGACACCGGGGCTGAATGACTCTCACGCCGCTGACGTGTGAGAAATAAAGGTGAAAATCATCGTTGGCTTACCTCCGCCATGGTCAACTCGATTTCTGTTTATCTTCCGCTAGCAGCTTTTAGCACGTACGGAGGAATAACACTTCCGGGCGGAACGTTTGTATCGGAATAAAGGTTCCGGTTAGAGCAGACTGATAATCGTGGACAAAAGTGCATGTGCTATAAAATCACTAAAGGtactttattttagtgttttgattttatgcTTCTTCATATATTTACCCTGCTGCATTCCAATGGTAATTATAGCACTTTTTACTCAACAATATGacttaaactgtatttttaaatttctttccAGGTATCAGTCGTAATTATCTACTATCATGATAGGctagataataaaataatacagGACCTTTGCATGCATAGTGATTTGTTTTACACTGATATTTAAAGGTGCGAAAGAtcccttaaaggacaacacagttcatactttactttgtttatatatggcggaccctgcaaTCTTTTCTGCCTAccttgagtttgaatttcatctccaaaaccacatagtgcacctttcAAACTGTGCTCATACTACTTCTGTACTTTTATATAAGTATAATGTGACATGCAGGACTTGTAATCGAGTATTTGACAGTGTAGTATTGCAACTTTTACTTAAGCAAAGGATTGGATTCCTCCTCCACAAGCCTCCACAATGGCAGGCATCTCCTGAAGTCCACAGATGATCCTGTTTTAATCAGTCTGCTCCAGGATGGAGAGGTCAATCATAGGCCAGTTGTGAAATACTTTGTAGAGTGGTGTGACAACCACAAAAATCATTTGTCCAGTATTGTTAAAGTAGCCAGCAAAATAATTGGCATGCAGCAGCTTTCACTGGCATATATCTACGACAGACAAGTTCTGTGGAGGGCACGATCGATCCTGTCGATCCTGAGGAATTCATCCTTCTCCCTTTACACGTCCCCCATGGTAAAAACCAACAGGTTTAAATTTTTCTTTGTTCCAAGTGCAATAAATGCACTTAATTTGCACTAAACCTTGATTGCACTGCTCAGCACCACTTTACAGTGGCGACTGTTTCAATGGTTTgatacttttaattttaatcttGTGGTTGGTTGTTTGCTGTAACTGTGATTAATGTCCCGTGTCCTCTttatgttgccttttttttttgctctctacTGTAAATCAAATTTCCCCTCAAGGGACAATAAAGACCTGAAcctgagctgaactgaactgaagccAGGCTAAACTTGCAACTTGGTGATCATGCATCAGTTCTGTGTAATAATCAAACAGCGTGACTTTCATACAGTTTTGGATCAGACGTGATTACTTCAGTAACCGCTGCAGCGAGTCTCACAGTTTTGCATGATgagtgaaaaacatgaaacaggaaagaatcattttaaggttttgagaaaacatatttctactaaaagacactcacacactggtATTGTCCTTCTAATAAAACATGAcctttctgtgtttcagattgttttttgtttgaaatttaaGCTCAGATCAGGTTTCCACAACAGCATTAAGCTGAAATACCCAAGAGACACAGATGTTCCTGGCCTTGGACCATCACAGACCTCAAAAGCCGCAGTTGTGCAAGCAGATACATTCGCAAATATGAATAcaaatttgtctttttaaaagagCTCTGGGCCTTGAGACAAATAGGCTCCCCGCGTTTGAGAAAGTACAGACAAAAACCAAAATATTCTTTCACTCTAatattgtgtaaaatgtaaaacatattgCAACCATGAAGAGCCGGTTGTTATTTGAGAGCCAATTCGCTACGTCGCCCCTCCACACACAGTTCAAGTCGGCAGATAGCCGCAGAAAAACAGGCCTGTAAGAGTTATAGAGCATCAGTAGAACAACTTTGGCAAAGTCAGGACGGATTTTCACAGCCTGTCAGGAGCTGGTGTTAAGTTGAGGGCTTGGACTGAGCCTGGCTTTCAGAGGGTAATTAGTGGATctgtataaatgtaaaaatccaACTATTGCTCCCGCACTTGGCTTGTTGGTCCCCTGACAGGAGGGATGGGCCTTTGAGCCCCTCAGCTCTGTGATGGCCGCTGTGGGAGAGCCCACTAATCAGCACCATTTGGGCCCTTTCGTTTACAACACATGCTGCTTAACGGCCCACgacaatggattttttttttttttactgctgctcAGGCTGCTCATGCTGAAATGGCTCTCTAATGGAAACACTATGCATCCTTATAAGATGATCACTCCTGGGCCAGTGTGCTATTTATAGAGAGAAGCAGCACCTGGACCTTCCAGCTCTCAGAGGGATCATATAGAACATATACATGAATATCACGACAATTAATGAGCGCAGGTATTCGATGCAAACTAAAGGGAGGGAATGTTACGAATGATTTTTCACCGGGTCAGTGCCGCAAAACCTCGTACTGTGAAGtggaccagaaccagcactGTGTGAACATTAGGGGGGAGAGGTTAACCTCAGCCTGTGAGGGAAAATCTGctcaattacatttttatgtttttctggtCATTTCTTCGTTTTGATGACATTCCCTGGAGCGCCTGTGTTTAACCATAATTACCCACATCTTGACTCAACCGTTGAGCATTAAACGCCAGTGAGAGTGGAGGGCAAATTAAAGGGAACACCTCACACCAAAGATGAAAACTAAACAAGGGGATTTTTCTCATCACCTTTTAAAAGCAGATCAGACAGCAGGCCTCACAGATATCAAGTCACTTCTTGACATAATTCCTTTTTACCAAAAGAAACGTACTTATGTGCAATTTTAAGGTTCTCATTAAGTATTATTTTTCTACTCCTTTATAGTCCATGTTTAGCTGACAGCATCGTTACTCTCACATTGGATAGACAGTGAATCACAATATAATAATCCAAAGAGATCATGATTTAAAATTAGTGCTGATGGTTTGATAGGGATTTTGCATTTTCTCCATCTGACTCTCCCGTTTCAAATCTTATCTCTCAAATATATTTGGTGTCACAGTGACATCAAGCTTAATTTTTCTAATACTGTTTTCTCTAATATAATCAaactactgtttttaaaaagtctacATATCTTCTGTATGGTTTGCTTTCTCTTGCCATGTGTGAAGAAGATGTTTCCGTCGCTGCTCTCTTGATGAAATAGCACGGCACATTTTTGTGCAGCGGGGgattttaaataacattttcaatgcAGAACTTCTGCTGGAGAGTGATGATCTCCATACTTCTCCCACCGGCCTCCTTATTCTGCTTCTACATTTCCAAGCTGAAGCGATCCACGCCACCCTGAGGCCTTTCATGCCTTGGCCGGACAACAAGACATAAGCTGGTTCCTTTCATACTGAGATTTAACAGCTGAGGATCTACGAGTGGAGACTGAGCCATGTCCACGTCCTCGACAGGAAGTTAAAGCTGCTTCTTGTGCGCCTATGTTGAAATCTTTACATCCTTTAATGTTCTCGAGCTCCGAGGCTTTAAAAACTGCCTCCCTATGAGCGACGGCcaagaagaaacaacagcagcacaaaataGTGCTGAGCTgtttctgacagcagccagAGTTCGTTTGTTCCaagtattttatttctttttttttctcttctataTTAACATTATACTGGAAATACTTCTGAAGACATCTGTGCCTGTCAGTGACCTCAGTTGGCAGCTTGTGGGAACTGCAGCAATTTAAAGTGAATAAACACGGGGATCATTTATCATTTCTGATTTGAGAAGGAAGCTTTTTAATTCTTAGCTGGGTCACTGCGTCAGTTAGAGAGGAAAGAATATAACTTAATCACTGAGAAAGAGCAGAAACATcgaaatacatgaataaatagaacagaaatgatgaaacacaaaaataattcaagaaataaaagattatATACTGAGTGcaatgtttaaataaagtaatatataaagtatataaaaataaatggaacTGATCGAgacatgaatatatttttattgcatttacatGTATTCATTGCTGTACTTCAAtaatcatatatttatttatttatttatttccactgCTCATCACCTTTTAAAAGCAGAccaacaaattaattaattaattaattaactaacAATAGATGcatcaaaatgtataaaagaaacaaagattacatttttgtcacaaTTACTTGTTTCTTgcatttaattatatttatctCTGAGTTAATTTCAGTAATCatagttttgtttattatttctttctttattttgtattctaattaatttttcttcctctgcagtggaacatgtcagtgtgtggaGGAGTGTGTTGAAATTccagcgagtgtgtgtgtgagtcttttttcttttttttttctttttttcttgtcgGGCTGCTAAATGAAAGCCAGACATCGCAGCACCTGCCCAcataattattcattcattgcCATTCATCAGCACCCACATGAACCACCACAGATAACAGGCAAATTAATCACATAATCTTAGaatttagttgtttgtttgtcttttaactgtGAGTACAAAGAGCTGGGACATTTCTTCAACGCTACATATACATTCAAGCATTGaatttgctgtattttcatGCATGAACACCTCAGTCACACATGGTTTACGTGCAGCAGTCAGAAGCCCCTCGTGCCACCCCAGATTACCGGCGTAATGACACGACGTTATTACCTTACCTCCATATGACTCACGGCATCAGATGTGGTCGACTGCATGCATTCAACAGCCCGTGGAAATTCAAACAATCACTTTCCTCAAGATGCCTGGGAAGGATTTAAAGGGAAACATACATGCCTCTAAATGTTTATTAGCTGTTTAATATCCTGTTTAGGGCGTCTTTTATCAGTTTGGTGTTGTTAAGTCCCTCGGTTAAGTCACCGTTTCCTGCAGGGGACcactgttcctcctcctcctgcaaaGCTTTCCACCTTAAATCTGCATCAACCACTTTAtttctgtggacacacacaaaaaaatatctcattttCTGGTGAGACACGGAACGGCAAAGGCTCTCTGTTCATTGTGGCAAAATGTGCGTTGCCCTCATGTTGGGCATGTTTTGACTGGGACCGGGGGAGTCGGATTACCTCATATTTCATTCAGCAGTCTGAGAGGCATTAATCATCCTGTTAAATCGAGACAGTTTTATagtgttgtgtgtgagagtgctTATAACCCACATAACTCTACTGCTCACTAAAGACCTATGTACCCGAATGTCCAACTTAACAAGCAGAAATCTTTACAGCTGGGCATTCCTGCACAGCTCCTATGACCAAAATGTTCCTTCACAAAAAAGCAGCGGCCAAAACCTTCTCGCTAATAAAGTCATTTCACTTCTGTtcactctctcctttttttgatGCCTGACTGGTTTTGGTAAATATGAAGATAAAAGTGGTTTGAGTGGTTTAAACTGTAGAACGAAGACGTGAAACAGTTCCTCACTTCTTACTCTGGAGACAAATACTGCAAAACAAATATTcaacagtgtgaacaaacatCAATTCAGGACTGTCGTCTGGAAAATTGTATACATACAAAATGTTCTTCCTTATGGATTTTAACAGGGCGTCAGTCTGACCTtcttgaaacaaaacaagccaGGTATTTTCTGTTACATGCACAGACCAAAAAGACTCCATGCCTGCTAataatttgaattaattaacTGGAAATCAATCAGACATTGTCTCCATTTCGCCTCCTATTACTGCAAAATAACAGCGTTCTATCCAGAAAACCTATCAAAATGATGTGGAAATCACAGTTTTCTGGACTAATGAATCAATATTTGGATTATTTGAATGTTTCCCCATTTTTCCTATTAACTTTTACTAATTTTACACAAAAATCTTATCATGGGAAGTGATTATGAGACCTTTGACTGAttaactaaaaaaagaaaagaaagggttATGTATGTATAATTCCTTAATTGAACACTGTCTCTATTATGTTTGCTATTAAAACCAAAAAAGGCAAAGATCTCCTCAGGAAATG is a window from the Acanthopagrus latus isolate v.2019 chromosome 5, fAcaLat1.1, whole genome shotgun sequence genome containing:
- the LOC119019744 gene encoding golgin subfamily A member 7-like, giving the protein MAETHSLQDMRQQAAVAAKVFIQRDYTNGTVCQFQTKFPSEMETRIDKQQFEETVRTLNNLYAEAEKLGSQSYIEGCLACLTAYTVFLCMETHYEKVLKKIAKYIQEQNDKIYAPRGLLLTDPIERGLRVIEVTIFEDRSLTR